The sequence below is a genomic window from Ruminococcus albus AD2013.
CTACCTGAAGTACAAACTGGAAGAACAGGGCAAAAGGCTTGTAAAGATAGATAGATTCTTTGCGAGCAGTCAGACTTGTTCGTGCTGTGGCTACATCAATAAGGAAACAAAGAACCTTGCTATAAGAGCATGGGATTGTCCCGAATGCGGAACTCACCATGACAGAGATGTAAATGCTGCAATAAATATAAGAAACGAAGGTATGCGTATAGCATTAGCGTAGCCTTAAATCATAAAAACCGTGGGACACACGGGGGTAGCTCGCTTATGCTTAGTGCATTAGTACTATCGAACGAGAACCGAACTCGCTGAGGTCAGGGGAAAACCCCGCCTCTTTAGGCGGGGGAGGATGTCACATATTATTATACATATTAAAGGAGAAATTTACATGTTCAAAATATTCTATGCCGCTTTTCTTGCTAACAAGAAAGGTGATGAAACAATCAAGCCGAAAGTAAACGGAATCACTATCTTCTTTATGATAAAAACAGTGATCTCAATTTGCGTTTTTATTTTCCTTATGAAAAGAATGGCAAAATTGATGCCTGAACTTCTTTGGAATATTATGACAGGTTTTCAGTATCTTTCAATGACACTTACAGTCATATTCGCTGCTAAAGCCGTTTTAAAAAAGTCTTGGCGCTGCGCTGTAGCGTCATTCTTGTGCTTTATTCTGAACTGTGTGTTCAGTATTGCAAAAATTATCGTAATAAAAAACATCAGCTTGTCAACAGTCAGAATATCCCCAAAACTCTTCTTGGTGTTTATAGCACTGTTTTCACTTGGGGTGCTCTCAGGCATTGTAATTAAGGAAGTCGCTGCATTCAAGGCGAGGTCTAAGTGTAGCTGACAATTTCCCGTCTTTTTCTCCCCTTTTATGGGGAGTTTTTTATGAAATAAAAATTTTTCTGTTGTATACGAATTGAAGAAAAATATATCATATTAGATATCTCATCTATCGCATTGCTCAATACTATAACAGGTGAGCTTTCTTCGATGTAGATCTCATAATTCATGTTAAGACGCACTTGATAATTTCTGAATTTTTGTGATACTATCCTTTCGTTGGTTTTATTTTTTTTGCAATTACATTATACCACAAAATGAGAAGTCCGGCACTACCTTTTTGGCGTTTCAGGCTTCTTTTTCTTTGTTTGGCTGCAGCAGCCTCTGCTCTATTTTTTTATCAATGATATATCATTTGCGTGGCACGATCTGATATCCTCAGCGGCGATTTCCTGCGTTTTTGAGGCGTATTCTTTTGATTTTAGTTATATTATATTCGAAGTTTTCGCTACGCAGATTATTTAATTATGTATATGAGTTACATATAATTATAGATTTTTTCTTATGAATTATACATCAAAATGTGGAATTTCATTTGAGAAGTATTGAATTTTATTTAAGCCTGTGCTATAATGAGCACATCAAATAACTTGATCAGGTTGTTTTTTAAGCGTTATTGTACGACGGATGTGTGGTATTGCTTAAAGTAAAAAAGATATGTCCGCTAATTGATCGTATACTACATGACAAATGATTTAGTAGAGTGCGAGAAATCAGTGAACAGGTATATTTGCAATTTTCATGAGTCTCGATCACCAGATTTGGAGAGTATGGTTCGATTTATGACACATACAAAACTACGGTGTTTGATTTGGTGAAATGAAGGTTGCTAATACAAAAGAATAAAAGAAATACAAAGCAAAAAGAAAAGGAGAATTTATTATGGCAAATTTTAAAAAGAAAATGGCTTCAGCTCTGGCTGTACTCTCATTGTTTACGTATGCATCGGCTACTTGCATGACAGCTTCTGCAAGCAACTTTATCGGTGATGTCAACAACGATAACAAGATCAATAATAATGACACACTTACATTGCAGAACTATGTTGTAACTAATAGTGGGTCGATCAACCGCAATAATGCTGATGTAAACGGTGATGGGGATATAAATATAGCTGATGTTGTATCACTGATGCAGACTGTTAAAAGAGGTATAATTGCCGATGCGACACCTATTACCGGATTAGGATGCCTTCGGATAGGTAAGTGGTATTCGTCGCCAAATGATAAATATTTCGTAGTTTATCAGGGTAACGACGGTAAAAACTTTAATGGTGACGGTAATCTTGTTATTTACCGCAGAGACGGCAACAAAAGAACACCTTGTTGGTCTTCAGGGACAAATGGCTGTGATGCAGACTTTTGTCAGCTTCAGAACGACGGTAACTTCGTGATATATAATAAGAATAGAAAACCGATTTGGAGTACAGAGAGCTATAAATCTCCAGCTGGGGTGTTTATCAATAATAATGGTGAGTTGTTTGTTTATTCTTTTAAAGATTGCTGTAAAGTCTGGACCAGTGCAAATTCACGTGGTACAAAAATATATCAGCCACCTATTAAACCGGTTCATACATGTACCAATATCTTTATGAATAAGAACGGTAAGATTGTTTATGGTTGCAAGGATTGTAATCATATTATAGATCAAGACGTTGACTATGCTGAGTATGTACGTGTAACAATGGATGAGGAGCATAGGTATGATAAAAAGGAAGATGCGCTAGCACATTACTTTAAATTGCTGAATAAAGATCTTGATTTGGATGCAGCAAAAAAAGCTGCAAAGGCATTCTATGGTGTGGTTGATCTGAATGAGACCCAAAAAACCGGCCTTAGAAAGTTCTTGGAAGAAAATGACAAATTCTATGATGACTTTAAGCTTGATTATCTGCCTGATTGTGATGGCAAGACTTACATAGCACAATGTCAATTCGCTAATAAGAGCTTGAAGGTCTATGATTTGCTTACTAATAACAATAGTAAGACTGTTGATATTAATACATTAAACACTACCATAGATGTGCTGCAGACGGCAGTAGATTTTGTCAAGTTAGGTAGCAAGACGTATGGAAAAGTGCTGGATGAGATTAGGACTTCTGCTAAAAAATCGATCCAGGCAGGTTTGGAAGACAACATCAGAACTCTGCTGTCTAACCTTAATGATACTACTCTTGACCCAGACCAGGTAGGAAGCGAATATTTTTGGGAACAAGAAGTAACAGCAGATAACCTCAGCTATAAAAAATTCCAGTTTGGAAATGGTACCTTTACTGTTAAACAATATTTTACGAAAAAATGTGAAGAGGAGCGCGGAAATAAAAATGAATATGAAGCAGCCTATAAAGCATTTGTGAATCTGAAATGTGTACAGGCAGCTACAGATATCCGATTCTTTGATCTTGTAGATACGTTTTGATTAACTGAAAACAAAATAATTACTAATAATACAGTCTCATTCTATTAACGGATGGGGCTGTGTTTTTGTATATGACAATGCCTATCATTCGGTTATAGCAAACTAAAACGAGCTGAATTGTAATCAGCTCGTTTCTTCTTTAAACGTTTATTACGTTTATATCACTGAATTTTTCGAGTACATCTTCAAATTCGGTGTGGTTGACCGATGCTACAAATACATGGTCGTAATACTCTCCAACCGCAGGCTGCGAGAGAAAATCAAGCATTTTTTCAAAGTTGTTTTCATCAAGCTTATCCAGATTGTCCAATACTAGAAGCTTAAAGCCTGAAAGCTGATTGATCTGCGTCATAACAAGGAACTGAACCAACAGCTTTTCACCCGTAGATAAGTCACCATAGTCCTGGGTACCGCTGGGCGTTTTACATTGAATGATGACATTTCCGTTGGGATTGATTCCAAGGTCAAGCGTAAGCTGAGGACAAACATCTGATGCCATATCATTGATCGATTTTACAAGCCTGCCAAGGAGAATCTTGAGTATTTTCCCCTTAACGTTTCCCTTCTTACTTGTTAATCTTTCAAGAATGCTATATTTATCAAGGTCGTTTTCATTCGAAATTAGATTTACTCTTTCGTTATTCGCTGCCTCGATTCTGCCGGCTATTGCAAGTTCATCCGCTAATATTCTTTTCTTTCTTGCGATTTCTGTTGCATCAAGTTTTGGTTTTTCAACAGCTGATGGTATAGAAGCTTTAATCGCATCTATCTGTTTTAGTAAGTTGAGTTTTTCCGTATAATCTTTCTCCTGATTTCTGTAAGATTCAAGTACAGTTTGAGCTTTTTTTAACTGATCCTCGTATATTTCCTTATCCTGTTCAAGCAACTCTATCTGATCTTTATTTCCGGAGATGGTTACTTCGATTTCTTCAATTACTTCAGATTTATCCTGGGAGCAGGAGATTTTTTCTGATAATGGACAGAAGTTACTTGATAGTCTTGATAGCTGCTTTTCCAGCATGGAATTATTTGCGTGTAGTGTTGAAATGAACCTTATTGATTTTTTTATTTCGCTATCCATTTGATTAATGATTTTTTCAGCTGATATTTTTTCTGCAGGATTAGGCTTTGTAACAGTATATTTATTGTATGTTTCCTGCAGTATTTTGAGCTTTTCAAGAGCTGTACTTCTTTTTACAGTTATTTCTTCATAAGCTTTTATCGTAGCTTCATCAGCTATCAATAATTCGTATTCGGATTTTATCGTTTTAGAATCTCGAATACTTGATGTATCGATTCCTTCAACTGATGATATGATAGAAGACAGCCTTTCAATTTCTTTCTTTATGGCTTTAATTTTCCCTGAATAATAATCATTGATTTCCTGTATATAATCGAGACAGAATTTATCTGGCATTGCAGGAAATTTTCCTTTCAATTCTTCTTCAATGCTTTCATCAATAACTTCTGTTTCCTTTACAAGCCTCAACAGCGTTTCTATATCTATATTTAGAGGAATAAATCCGCTGTTAAGAAGAAATTCAGTAAATTCCGATGAACTTGCCTTCTCAAAGACTTCTGATGAAGTCAAAAATTGCATTGCTTCTTTAGTTCCGCCGTACTCAGCCTGAAGGAGCTCAACAATGCTTTTTCTAGTCGTTTTCTTTCCGTTAAGATATACTGAAGCACCTTTACTGTTGTTTATACTTCTTATTGAGTAAGCGTCAATATCGAGAGATACTTCAGCTGCGCAAGCTCCATCTTTGATAAGTTCACTTCTTGTCTGGCTGCCAACAAGA
It includes:
- a CDS encoding dockerin type I domain-containing protein, with product MANFKKKMASALAVLSLFTYASATCMTASASNFIGDVNNDNKINNNDTLTLQNYVVTNSGSINRNNADVNGDGDINIADVVSLMQTVKRGIIADATPITGLGCLRIGKWYSSPNDKYFVVYQGNDGKNFNGDGNLVIYRRDGNKRTPCWSSGTNGCDADFCQLQNDGNFVIYNKNRKPIWSTESYKSPAGVFINNNGELFVYSFKDCCKVWTSANSRGTKIYQPPIKPVHTCTNIFMNKNGKIVYGCKDCNHIIDQDVDYAEYVRVTMDEEHRYDKKEDALAHYFKLLNKDLDLDAAKKAAKAFYGVVDLNETQKTGLRKFLEENDKFYDDFKLDYLPDCDGKTYIAQCQFANKSLKVYDLLTNNNSKTVDINTLNTTIDVLQTAVDFVKLGSKTYGKVLDEIRTSAKKSIQAGLEDNIRTLLSNLNDTTLDPDQVGSEYFWEQEVTADNLSYKKFQFGNGTFTVKQYFTKKCEEERGNKNEYEAAYKAFVNLKCVQAATDIRFFDLVDTF
- a CDS encoding AAA family ATPase, yielding MNFKNICIENFGGITHLETIPKRVNVIIGPNGHGKTTFLKAVKYGLVGSQTRSELIKDGACAAEVSLDIDAYSIRSINNSKGASVYLNGKKTTRKSIVELLQAEYGGTKEAMQFLTSSEVFEKASSSEFTEFLLNSGFIPLNIDIETLLRLVKETEVIDESIEEELKGKFPAMPDKFCLDYIQEINDYYSGKIKAIKKEIERLSSIISSVEGIDTSSIRDSKTIKSEYELLIADEATIKAYEEITVKRSTALEKLKILQETYNKYTVTKPNPAEKISAEKIINQMDSEIKKSIRFISTLHANNSMLEKQLSRLSSNFCPLSEKISCSQDKSEVIEEIEVTISGNKDQIELLEQDKEIYEDQLKKAQTVLESYRNQEKDYTEKLNLLKQIDAIKASIPSAVEKPKLDATEIARKKRILADELAIAGRIEAANNERVNLISNENDLDKYSILERLTSKKGNVKGKILKILLGRLVKSINDMASDVCPQLTLDLGINPNGNVIIQCKTPSGTQDYGDLSTGEKLLVQFLVMTQINQLSGFKLLVLDNLDKLDENNFEKMLDFLSQPAVGEYYDHVFVASVNHTEFEDVLEKFSDINVINV